The sequence CGCGATGCCGCACCAGCGGCGCGGACAGGTCGACCGTCGCGGGCGAGCAGTCGGTCCGGGTCCGGTTCGGCAGCAGCAGGAACTCGTTGAACGTCCTTGAGACCTCGGCGATGATCTGTGCCACGCGTTCCTCCTGACCCGTCGGCGCGGGCCCGGCTGCCCGGCCGTGACCTGGCACCTTATCGGCTGCCCCACCCCCGCACGAATCGCCTGCCCGCACCCGCCGTCGCGGCCTGGACCGGGGCCCGGGTCAGGCCGGGGCGGGGGCGGCGCGGAAGGCGTCGGCGTGACGTGCGCACCAGTCGGCGAAGGTGCGGGGGCGGCGCCCGAGCAGTCGCTGGACGGTGTCCGTACGGAACCCGACCGTGTCGGCCCGCATGAGGGCGAGGCTCTCGGCGACGGCGTCGGCCAGTGCCGGGGGCGCCCCGTGCGGGAAGCGGGACCGTACGGCCTCGGCCGGGGTGGCGGCGGCGCGGACCTCGATGGCACGGCCGACCGTACGGGAGATGACCTGGACCTGCTCGGCGACGGTGAAGGTCTCGTCACCGGTGAGGGCGTACTCCCGGCCCTGGTGGCCGGCTTCGGTCAGGGCGAGGGCGGCGACCTCGGCGATGTCCGCGGGGTCGATCGGCGCGTGGCGGCCCGGGCCGATCGGGTCCAGGACGTAGTTGCCCGCACGGAGGGTGGGGAGCCAGTCGAGCGCGTTGGTCATGAAGCCGCCGGGGCGCAGGAAGGTGGCGGGGATGCCGCAGGCGCGGACGAGCCGCTCGCGCTCGTGGTGCCAGCGCCCCATCGCGGGCATCGGGTCGAAGGCGACGTGGAACGAGGACAGGTGCACGATGTGGCGCACCCCGGCGGCCTCAGCGGCGGCGAGGGCCGCGGCGGTGTGGTCGGTGCCGATGCCCTGGGTGAGCAGGAAGACCCGGTCGACGCCGGCGAACGCGGGTGCCAGCGTGGCGGGTTCGCCCAGGTCTCCGACCGCGCGCCCGGCGCGCTCGGGCAGTCCGGCGGCGCGTGCGGGATCGCGGACGAGGATGCGTAACTCCGCGTCCCTCGCGTCGAGTTCGCGGACGAGCTCCCGGCCGATGTTCCCGGTGGCACCGGTGACCAGTATCATCGTGGCTCCCCAAAGTCGTTTGCCGTCTAGCGAGTTCAGGAAGACGTTAGCCGGTGAATGATTAGCCGTCAACTGATCTGTGTGCGACGGGCGTTGGCTCCCGCACCTCACCGAGGGGCCGCGATGTCGGAGTTCCTGGACCTGCACGGCCGTACGTCGAAGGCGCTCCGGGCCCTGGCCGACGCGGCCATGCGACGCCATGGGCTGCACGTCGGGCAGAACCACCTGCTCGCCGCGTTGTGGGAGCGGGACGGCCGCACGCCCGGCGAGGTCGCCGCCGCGCTCAACGTCACGACGCCCACCGTCGTCAAGATGGCCGACCGGATGACCGCCGCCGGGCTGCTCACCCGTCGCCGTGACGACCGCGACAACCGCCTCGTCCGCCTCTGGCTCACCGACGCGGGGCGCGCGCTGCGTGAACCGGTGGAAGCGGAACGGCGGTTGATCGAGGAGAAGGTCACCGCTGACCTCACCGAGGCCGAACGCGAAGCCCTCCTCAGCGGCCTGGCGAAGGTCCTCCGAGCGGCACGCGAGCTGTCGCGCGAGGCGGATGATCAGGACGGCGGAAGGAAGGACGGCGGCTGACCGAAGGGCGCCTGACCCTCACCAGTAGGTGAGGAGGAGGTGGTTGAGGAGGAGGGCCAGGACGGCCTGGGCGGCGAGCCAGGTGCGGCGGTCGGGGGCGGGGAGGAGCGCCGCGGTGGCGGGCAGCCAGAGGGTGAAGGGCAGCCAGATCCGCTCGGTCTCCGCCTTGCTCATGCCGGAGAGGTCGGCCGCGAGGAGCGCGAGCAGCATGGCGCAGGGCAGGAGGAGGACCGGGTCGAGCCGGGAGGGCCCGGAGAAGCGGGAAGCCCGGGAGAAGCCGGTGAGCCGACCGAGCCTGGCGAGCCCAGAGGGCCGTGCGGGCTCGGAGGTGGGGCGCGGGGCGCGCAGCGCGCCCGGACCGGCGGCGAGCGCGCGGCGCAGGCCCGCGAAGGAGGCGAGGCCGGCGGCCGCGAGGACGGTGCCGAGGTCGCCGAAGAGCCAGTAGGAGTACGGCCGATCACCGCCCGCGCCCTGGTAGTAGCGGATCTTGAGCAGGCGGTAGGCGTCCCACCAGTCGAAGCCGGCCAGGGTGAAGCAGACCGGCACGACGAGGGCGCCGAGCAGGACCAGCGGGAGGGGCCGCAGGGTGCGGGTGGACCAGAGCAGGGCGACGACCGGCACGACCAGCAGGGTCAGCCCGTAGGAGAGGTAGAGCGCGAGCCCGAGCAGCAGCCCGCTGCCGAGCGCGGCGGCGGCCCGCCGGGACCGCGACCGGCCGGTGGCGGCGAGCGCCAGCAGCGCCAGCGCCCAGGCGGCGACGGCGGCGAAGTAGCCGTCCGCGGAGGCGCCGACCCACACCGCCCCGGGGGTGAGGACGAGGAAGGGCGCGGCGGTCCGCGCGGCGCGTTCCGAGCCGAGCGCGCGCAGGGCGACCAGGACGGCGGCGGCCACCGACGCGCCCGTGGTGATGACGAACGCGCCCGCCCAGGCGCCGCCGCCCAGCCCGATCCGGTCAAGACCGACGAAGGTCATCACCGCGGCGGCCGGGTGCCCGGCGACGTGCGCGTTCCAGTTGCCGGGCGAGCCGATGAGGATGTGGTGGGTGAAGTCCCGCAGCGTGGCGCCCGCGTGGCGGAAGCGCGGCACCTCGACGAGGTACTCGTTGCGGGTGGTGAGCCGGTTCGCCACGCCGCGCCGCCACCCGTCCACGAGCGCGAGCGACCACGTCCAGGCCATGGCGGCCGCCCACGCGGCCCACGGCAGCGCCCGCCACGGCAGCCGCTCGGCGAGCCGGGGCCCGTAGCCGACCGCCAGGACGGCGACCGCGACGGCGGCGGGGGTGCCGGGGCCGACGTGCGGGTCCCAGGTGGCGAGCAGCGGCGGCCAGGGGGCGTGCAGCTTGCCGGTACGGTGCTCGATCCGGGTGCCGACGACGGCGACGACCGCGAAGAGCACGAGTCCGGCGCCGGCGGCGGCGAGGTCCCGGCGGCGCCCGGCAGCGGGCGCCGCGACCGGTCCGGCGGGGACGGCAGGGACGGCGGGGACAGCGGAAACACCGGGTTCGCCGGGTTCGCGCGGCGGTTCGGCGCCGGGCTCGTGCAGGTTGGCGGGCGTGTTGGAGGGCGTGAGGGTCACCCGCATCACCCTAGGCAGCGGGACCGGTCGCGCCCCGGCCCCGCACCAGGACGTCAGACTTTCGTCATACGTCGCAGCCCCGGTTCCGGCACCGCGCGGACCTACAGTCCGGGCCATGGAAGTCCCCTCCGACCCCACCCCGGACCGGCCCGAGCAGCCTCCGTCGGCGCAGCCACCTTCCGAGCACCCGCCCTCCGAGCACCCGCCGTCGAAGCAGCCGGCCTCGCCGCAGCCGCCGCCCGGGCCCACCCCGCCCCGCGCCGCCGACGCACCCGCGTCCGGCCCCCGCCCCGCCGACGACGCGTCCCCCACCCCCGCCTCGCCTCTCGCCCGCCTCAACTCCCTCCTCCCGCAGGGCCCTTGGCGCAGCCCCCTGCGCGGCCCCTGGCTCACCTCCGTCTTCGGGGTGGTCCTGCTCGTCGGCATCCCCGTGCTGTTCCTCACCGGCCTGCTGTCGTACGCCGCCTACAACCCGAACCTGTCGCCGGTCAACGACAAGACCCCGGGCAAGGGCCTGCTGGGCTTCTACCTCTTCTCGTGGCCGACCCATCCGTACTGGCTGTACCGCGTCGACCAGGGCGTGCACGTCACGCTCGGGATCGTGCTGGTGCCGGTGCTGCTGGCGAAGCTGTGGTCGGTGGTGCCGAAGCTCTTCACGCTGCCGCCGGTCCGCTCGCCCGCGCACGCGCTGGACCGGCTGTCGCTGCTGCTACTGGTGGGCGGCGGGATCTTCGAGTTCGTCACCGGCGTGCTGAACGTGCAGCTGGACTACCTCTTCCCCGGGTCGTTCTACCCGCTGCACTTCTACGGCGCCTGGGTCTTCTTCGGCGCGGTGGCCGCGCATGTCGCGCTGCGGCTGCCGAGGACCGTACGGGCCCTGCGCAGCCGGGACTTCAGGGCCGAGTTGCGCACGCCGACCTCCCGTACGGTGCCGGAGGCCGAAGACGACTCCGGCCTGGTCTCCACGCATCCGGCGGCGCCGACGATGTCGCGGCGCGGGGCGCTGGGCATGGTCGGGCTCGGCTCGGTGGCGCTGTTCGTGGTCACCGCGGGCCAGAGCATCGGCGGGCCGCTGCGTGAGACCGCGCTGCTGGCGCCGCACGGCCGCGACCCGGGCACGGGCCCGAACGGCTTCCCGATCAACAAGACCGCGGCGCTGGCGCACATCCGCCCGCAGGACGTGGGCGAGGGCTGGCGGCTCGTGGTGCACGGCGCCGGCAACGGCCACCGGGTGTCGCTGACCCTCGACGAGCTGCGGGCGATGGCCCGGCACGGCTCGGCGCTGCCGATCGCCTGCGTCGAGGGCTGGTCGACGTCGGACCAGCACTGGGAGGGGGTGCGGCTGGCCGACCTCGCGGCGCTGGTCGGCCACCCCACCGACCCGCCAGGGGTGTTCGTGGAGTCCGCGCAGTTGTCCGGGTCCTTCCGGGCGGTCGCGCTGCGCGCCAACCAGGTCCGCGACCCGCGCTCGCTGCTGGCGCTGCGGGTCAACGGCGCGGAGCTGTCCCACGACCACGGCTACCCGGCCCGGATCATCGTGCCGAACGCGCCCGGGGTGATGAACACCAAGTGGGTACGCCAACTCACCTTCGGCGCCACGACCTTCGGAGCCCGCGCATGAACCGCCGCATGCCGCACCGCCGTACGCCGACTCCCCTCCGTCGTAAGCCGGTTGCCCGCCGCCGTACGCCGACTTCACCGCGCCACGGTCCGATCGAGCGGTTCCGGGCGCTGTACGGCGCCTCCCCCGCCCACCTGCTCATCCTCCTCGCCTCCTTCGCGGTCTGCGGGTACGCCGCCGAACGGCTGCTGGAGCGGAACTGGTTCGACGTGGCGAAGTGGGTGGTGGGCGCGGCGCTGCTGCACGACCTGGTGCTGCTGCCGGCGTACGCGGTCGCGGACTGGGCGCTGCACAAGGCGCTGGGCGCGCGGCGCTCCGGCTCGCGCAACGCCGTCGTCGACCACATCCGGTTGCCCGCCTTCCTGTCCCTGCTGCTCCTGCTCGTGTACTGGCCGCTGATCAGCGGGGCCAGGACGCACTACGCGGCGGCGACCGCGCTGGACCCGGACGTCTTCCTCGGCCGCTGGGCGCTGATCACCACCGCGCTCTTCGCGGCCTCCGGGGCGGCGTTCGCGCTGCGCCGGTGGCGGGCGGCGCGGCGGCCCGGGCGAGGACCGGCGCGCGCGGACCCGTCCGGATGAGGACGCGGCAGCGGAAGCGGGGTCCTTACGGACCTGTGACGCCCCCGCGCGCAGCCGCCTGTGGGCCCGGCACGGACCCTAGGGTCGGCGCCATGCGCGTACTCGTCACCGGCGGCGCGGGCTTCATCGGCTCCCACATCGTCGCCGCCCTCACCGCCCGCGGGCACGAACCGGTCGTCCTCGACGCCCTGCTGCCCTCCGCCCACCCGGTGCCTCCCGCGCTGCCGCCGTTCCCCGCCGCGCGGTGGCTGCACGCCGACGTACGGGACGGCGCGGCGGTCGCGGGCGCGCTGCGGGGCGTGGACGCGGTGTGCCACCAGGCGGCGATGGTCGGCCTCGGCAAGGACTTCGCGGACGCGCCGGCGTACACCGACTGCAACGACGTCGGCACGGCGGTGCTGCTCGCCGCGATGGCCGCGGCCGGGGTGCGCGACCTGGTGCTCGCCGGTTCGATGGTCGTCTACGGCGAGGGCCGCTACGACTGCGCGCGGCACGGCCGGGTCGCGCCGGGCCCGCGCGCCGCCGGGGAGTTGGCGGCGGGCCGCTTCGAACCGCCGTGCCCGGTCTGCGGCGCGCCGCTGGCCCCCGGGCTGGTCGACGAGGACGCGCCGACCGACCCCCGCAACGTCTACGCGACGACCAAGCTCGCCCAGGAGCACCTGGCCGCGTCCTGGGCGCGCGCCACCGACAGCCGTGCCGTCGCCCTGCGTTACCACAACGTCTACGGTCCCGGCATGCCGCGCGACACCCCGTACGCCGGAGTGGCGTCCTTCTTCCGCTCCTCACTCGCGCGCGGCGAGGCGCCGCGGGTGTTCGAAGACGGCGGCCAGCGCCGCGACTTCGTGCACGTCCGCGATATCGCGGCGGCCAACGTCCTTGCTCTGGAGGCGGTTTCGGGCCGACCGCCGGGTACCTTCCGCGCCTTCAACGCCGGCAGCGGCACCCCGCACACCGTCGGCGAGATGGCCCGGGCGCTGGCGGACGCGCACGGCGGCCCGGCACCCGTGGTCACCGGCGAGTTCCGGCTCGGCGACGTCCGGCACATCACCGCGTCCTCGGCACGGCTGCGCGACGAGATCGGCTGGCGCCCGCAGGTCGAATTCCTCGACGGGGTGCGGGAGTTCGCGCATGCCGGGCTGCGCGGTCAGGCCCCGGCGGCGGCTCGTCCGGCGACGGAGCGGACCGGTGCGCGATGACGACCCTGCTGGTGATCGCCAAGGAGCCGGTGCCGGGCCGGGTCAAGACCCGCCTGACGCCCTATCACTCTCATGACGAGGCGGCGCTGCTGGCGCGGGCCGCGCTCACGGACACGCTGTCGGCGGTGCTGCGCACGCCCGCGACGCGCCGGGTGCTGGTGCTGGACGGTGCGCCCGGGCCGTGGCTGCCCCCGGGGTTCGAGGTGGTACCGCAGGTGGCGGGCGGGCTGGACGAACGGCTGGCGGCGGCGTTCGGGATGTGCCGGGGCCCGGCGGTGCTGGTGGGCATGGACACCCCGCAGCTCACCCCGGAGCTGCTGCGGCCCGCGGTGGAACCGTTCGCCTGGCGGGGGTGCTCGGCGTGGTTCGGGCCCGCGGCCGACGGCGGGTTCTGGGCGCTGGGCCTGGCCGACCCCGACCCGGCGCTGCTGCGCGGGGTGCCGATGTCGAAGCCGTGGACCGGGCGGGCCCAGCGCGACCGGCTGCTCGCGGCGGGGCTGGCCGTCCGCGATCTGCCGGTGCTGCGCGACGTGGACACCGCGGCGGACGCGAGGGAGGTGGCCGCGCTCGCGCCCGGCACCCGCTTCGCGCGGACGCTGGCGGCGCTGGCCGCGACGGGGCGGGCCGGGACGGGGCGGGCAGCGACCGGTCGGACCGGTGCGGACGCCCCGGACGCGGGCCCGGGATGGGCTACGGCTCGAAGCGGTAGCCCATCCCCGGCTCGGTGATGAGGTGGCGCGGCCGGGCCGGATCGGGTTCGAGCTTGCGGCGCAACTGCGCGAGGTAGACCCGCAGGTAGTTGGTCTCCGAGCGGTAGGAGGGCCCCCACACCTCCTGGAGCAGTTGCGTCTGCGTGACCAGCCGCCCGGGGTTGCGGACCAGGACTTCGAGCAGGTGCCACTCGGTGGGGGTGAGCCGTACATCGGCGCCGCCGCTGCCGTGCACCTTCTTCGCGGCCAGGTCCACCGTGAAGGCGTCGGTGACGACCACGGCCTGGTCGTCGGCGCCCGCGCCGGTGCCGGGTTCGGCGCGGCGGACCGCGGCACGCAGCCGGGCCAGCAACTCGTCCATGCCGAACGGCTTGGTGACGTAGTCGTCGGCGCCCGCGTCGAGCGCCTGGACCTTCTCCTTGGAGGCGTGCCGGGCCGACAGCACGATGATCGGCACCCGGGTCCAGCCGCGCAGCCCGCGGATCACCTGGGCGCCGTCCATGTCGGGCAGGCTCAGGTCGAGCAGCACCACGTCGGGGTTGTGGGCGGCGGCCAGCCGCAGCGCGCCGGCGCCGTCGGGCGCGGCGTCCACGTCGTAGTGGCGGGCCCGCAGGTTGATCACCAGCGCCCGCACCAGCTGGGGTTCGTCGTCCACTACCAGGACCCGGGTCATCGTTCGGGCACTGCCTCTCGCAGATCGGGGTCGGGGGTGGCGCCGGGCGCGGTGGGCAGCGTGAAGACCATGCTCAGGCCGCCTCCGGGGGTGTCCTCCGCGGTCAGGGTGCCGCCCATCGCCTCGGTGAAGCCGCGGGCCACCGCCAGGCCGAGCCCGACGCCCGTACCGGCCGGGGGCGCGTCGCCGTAGCGCTGGAACGGTTCGAACACCAGGTCCTTCGCCTCCTCCGGTACGCCCGGACCGCGGTCGATCACCCGCACCTCGACCCGGGTGCCGTCCGGCAGCGCCAGCGGGTCGGCCCTGATCACGACCGGGGCGCCCGGCGGGCTGTACTTGACGGCGTTCTCCACCACGTTGGCGACGGCCCGCTCCAGCAGTCCGGTGTCGGCGCGCACCAGCGGCAGCGCCTCCGGCACCTCCAGCCGTACGGCGTCGGCCGGCACTTCGGCGAGCGCGGCCGGCACCACCTCCTCCAGGGCGATGTCGCGCAGCAGCGCGTTGACCGCGCCGGTGCGCAGCCGGCTCATGTCGAGCAGGTTGCCGATGAGGTGGTTGAGCCGGTCGGCGCCGGTCTCGATGCCGGCGAGCAACTCCGCCTCGTCCTCGGCGCTCCAGTCCACCTCGTCGGAGCGCAGCGAGGTGACGGCCGCCTTGATGCCGGCGAGCGGGGTGCGCAGGTCGTGGGAGACCGCGGCGAGCAGCGCGGTGCGGATACGGTTCCCCTCGGCGAGCCGGCGCGCCCGGGCGGCCTGCTCGGCCAGCCGCCTGCGCTCCAGCAGCGCGGCGGTCTGCGCGGCGAACGCGACCAGCACCCGGCGGTCCTGGGCCGGCAGCACCCGCCCGTTCAGCGCCAGCACCAGCCGCTCGCCGGCCGGCACCTCCACGTCGGCCCCTTCGGGTTCCACCGCGGGATTCGGCCCGACCGAGGCCGCGGTACGCCATCCGCCCTGCCGCCCCGGCCACCCCGCGCCGCCCGCCCGGCCGGCCCCGCCGGGCGCCGGTGCGGCCTGGCCGCCCCCTCCCGCGCTGCCGGAGGAACCCGAGGCGCCCGAGGCACCGATCCGCCCTCCCACGTCCGCCCGGCCGCCCCGGCCCCCGCGGCCGGCCGCGGGCGGCGCACCCTCGTCGTCAGGGCCGCCGTCCGCGTCCGCCGCGGTGGCGCCCGTGCCTCCGTCGGGGGCGCCCCCGACGGTGGCGTCCACCGGGCCGGAAGCGTCCGCGTCGTGGTACTCCAGCAGCGCCGCGGACTCCATCGCGAAGGTCTCGCGCACCCGGTCGAGCAGCGCGGTGATGCTGTCGGTGCCGTCCTCGCCGCGCAGGACGGCACCGGCGAGGTAGCCGAGGATCTCGGTCTCGGCACGGCTGCGGGCGGCCTGTTGGGCGCGGCGGGCGGCGAGGTCCACCACGGAGGCGACCGCGATCCCGACGGCGACGAAGATCACCAGGGCGAGCAGGTTCTGCGGGTCGGAGATGGTGAAGGTGTGGGTGGGGGGCGCGAAGAAGTAGTTGAGCAGGAGTGAGCCGAGCAGGGCCGCGGCGATCGCCGGGAAGACCCCGCCGACCAGGGCGGCGGCGACCGTGAGGGTGAGGAAGAGCAGCAGCGGCGTGGTGAGACCGGGCGAGCCGGAGCCGGCGCGCAGCGCGAGGGTGAGCAGCGGCGGTCCGCCGAGGCCGATCAGCCAGCCGCCGACCGCGCGGGCCCGGCCCAGGCCGATCGGCAGCCGCCCGGGCAGCCGGGGCCGGCCGCCGGCGACGTGCTCGTGGGTGACGATGTGCACGTCGATGTCGCCGGACTCACGAGCCACGGTGGCGCCGACCCCGGGCCCGAGGACGTACTGCCAGGCTTTGCGGCGGCTGGAGCCGAGCACGATCTGGGTGGCGTCCACGCCGCGCGCGAAGTCGAGCATCGCGGCGGGGATGTCGCCGCCGACCACGGAGTGGTAGCTGCCGCCGAGGTCCTCGACCAGCCGGCGCTGCCCGCCGAGGTCGCCCGCGGACGCGCCGACCAGGCCGTCGGAGCGCACCACGTGCACCGCGAGCAGTTCGCTGCCGGACCCCTTCGCCGCGATCCGGGCGGCCCGCCGGATCAAGGTGGCGCCCTCGGGGCCGCCGGTGAGGCCGACCACGATGCGCTCGCGGGTCTGCCAGGTCTGGGCGATGCCGTGCTCGGCGCGGTAGCGCAGCAGGTACTCGTCGACCCGGTCCGCGGTCCACAGCAGCGCCAGTTCGCGCAGCGCGGTGAGGTTGCCGGGCCGGAAGTAGTGCGACAGGGCGGCGTCGACCCGGTCGGGGGCGTAGACGTTGCCGTGCGCGAGGCGGCGGCGCAGCGCGTCGGGGTCCATGTCGACCAGCTCGATCTGCGCGGCGCGCCGGACCACCTCGTCGGGCACGGTCTCCTGCTGCCGCACTCCGGTGATGCCCTCGACGACGTCGCCCAGGGACTCCAGGTGCTGGATGTTGACGGTGGAGACCACGTCGATGCCCGCCCGCAGCAGTTCCTCGACGTCCTGCCAGCG comes from Streptomyces sp. NBC_00448 and encodes:
- a CDS encoding NAD(P)H-binding protein is translated as MILVTGATGNIGRELVRELDARDAELRILVRDPARAAGLPERAGRAVGDLGEPATLAPAFAGVDRVFLLTQGIGTDHTAAALAAAEAAGVRHIVHLSSFHVAFDPMPAMGRWHHERERLVRACGIPATFLRPGGFMTNALDWLPTLRAGNYVLDPIGPGRHAPIDPADIAEVAALALTEAGHQGREYALTGDETFTVAEQVQVISRTVGRAIEVRAAATPAEAVRSRFPHGAPPALADAVAESLALMRADTVGFRTDTVQRLLGRRPRTFADWCARHADAFRAAPAPA
- a CDS encoding MarR family winged helix-turn-helix transcriptional regulator — encoded protein: MSEFLDLHGRTSKALRALADAAMRRHGLHVGQNHLLAALWERDGRTPGEVAAALNVTTPTVVKMADRMTAAGLLTRRRDDRDNRLVRLWLTDAGRALREPVEAERRLIEEKVTADLTEAEREALLSGLAKVLRAARELSREADDQDGGRKDGG
- a CDS encoding molybdopterin-dependent oxidoreductase, whose amino-acid sequence is MEVPSDPTPDRPEQPPSAQPPSEHPPSEHPPSKQPASPQPPPGPTPPRAADAPASGPRPADDASPTPASPLARLNSLLPQGPWRSPLRGPWLTSVFGVVLLVGIPVLFLTGLLSYAAYNPNLSPVNDKTPGKGLLGFYLFSWPTHPYWLYRVDQGVHVTLGIVLVPVLLAKLWSVVPKLFTLPPVRSPAHALDRLSLLLLVGGGIFEFVTGVLNVQLDYLFPGSFYPLHFYGAWVFFGAVAAHVALRLPRTVRALRSRDFRAELRTPTSRTVPEAEDDSGLVSTHPAAPTMSRRGALGMVGLGSVALFVVTAGQSIGGPLRETALLAPHGRDPGTGPNGFPINKTAALAHIRPQDVGEGWRLVVHGAGNGHRVSLTLDELRAMARHGSALPIACVEGWSTSDQHWEGVRLADLAALVGHPTDPPGVFVESAQLSGSFRAVALRANQVRDPRSLLALRVNGAELSHDHGYPARIIVPNAPGVMNTKWVRQLTFGATTFGARA
- a CDS encoding NAD-dependent epimerase/dehydratase family protein, giving the protein MRVLVTGGAGFIGSHIVAALTARGHEPVVLDALLPSAHPVPPALPPFPAARWLHADVRDGAAVAGALRGVDAVCHQAAMVGLGKDFADAPAYTDCNDVGTAVLLAAMAAAGVRDLVLAGSMVVYGEGRYDCARHGRVAPGPRAAGELAAGRFEPPCPVCGAPLAPGLVDEDAPTDPRNVYATTKLAQEHLAASWARATDSRAVALRYHNVYGPGMPRDTPYAGVASFFRSSLARGEAPRVFEDGGQRRDFVHVRDIAAANVLALEAVSGRPPGTFRAFNAGSGTPHTVGEMARALADAHGGPAPVVTGEFRLGDVRHITASSARLRDEIGWRPQVEFLDGVREFAHAGLRGQAPAAARPATERTGAR
- a CDS encoding TIGR04282 family arsenosugar biosynthesis glycosyltransferase, which translates into the protein MTTLLVIAKEPVPGRVKTRLTPYHSHDEAALLARAALTDTLSAVLRTPATRRVLVLDGAPGPWLPPGFEVVPQVAGGLDERLAAAFGMCRGPAVLVGMDTPQLTPELLRPAVEPFAWRGCSAWFGPAADGGFWALGLADPDPALLRGVPMSKPWTGRAQRDRLLAAGLAVRDLPVLRDVDTAADAREVAALAPGTRFARTLAALAATGRAGTGRAATGRTGADAPDAGPGWATARSGSPSPAR
- a CDS encoding response regulator codes for the protein MTRVLVVDDEPQLVRALVINLRARHYDVDAAPDGAGALRLAAAHNPDVVLLDLSLPDMDGAQVIRGLRGWTRVPIIVLSARHASKEKVQALDAGADDYVTKPFGMDELLARLRAAVRRAEPGTGAGADDQAVVVTDAFTVDLAAKKVHGSGGADVRLTPTEWHLLEVLVRNPGRLVTQTQLLQEVWGPSYRSETNYLRVYLAQLRRKLEPDPARPRHLITEPGMGYRFEP
- a CDS encoding DUF4118 domain-containing protein, with the translated sequence MATSHGGSLRIYLGAAPGVGKTYAMLGEAHRRLARGTDVVAAYVEDHGRPRTRELLAGLESVPRRRVAHRGAEFTEMDLDAVLARRPKVALVDELAHTNVPGSRHAKRWQDVEELLRAGIDVVSTVNIQHLESLGDVVEGITGVRQQETVPDEVVRRAAQIELVDMDPDALRRRLAHGNVYAPDRVDAALSHYFRPGNLTALRELALLWTADRVDEYLLRYRAEHGIAQTWQTRERIVVGLTGGPEGATLIRRAARIAAKGSGSELLAVHVVRSDGLVGASAGDLGGQRRLVEDLGGSYHSVVGGDIPAAMLDFARGVDATQIVLGSSRRKAWQYVLGPGVGATVARESGDIDVHIVTHEHVAGGRPRLPGRLPIGLGRARAVGGWLIGLGGPPLLTLALRAGSGSPGLTTPLLLFLTLTVAAALVGGVFPAIAAALLGSLLLNYFFAPPTHTFTISDPQNLLALVIFVAVGIAVASVVDLAARRAQQAARSRAETEILGYLAGAVLRGEDGTDSITALLDRVRETFAMESAALLEYHDADASGPVDATVGGAPDGGTGATAADADGGPDDEGAPPAAGRGGRGGRADVGGRIGASGASGSSGSAGGGGQAAPAPGGAGRAGGAGWPGRQGGWRTAASVGPNPAVEPEGADVEVPAGERLVLALNGRVLPAQDRRVLVAFAAQTAALLERRRLAEQAARARRLAEGNRIRTALLAAVSHDLRTPLAGIKAAVTSLRSDEVDWSAEDEAELLAGIETGADRLNHLIGNLLDMSRLRTGAVNALLRDIALEEVVPAALAEVPADAVRLEVPEALPLVRADTGLLERAVANVVENAVKYSPPGAPVVIRADPLALPDGTRVEVRVIDRGPGVPEEAKDLVFEPFQRYGDAPPAGTGVGLGLAVARGFTEAMGGTLTAEDTPGGGLSMVFTLPTAPGATPDPDLREAVPER